Within the Pantanalinema sp. genome, the region GAGCGCCCGGCACCTCGGGGGAGACGCCCCCCGGAGATGCAACGGGAGGCGAGGTGGGCGCGCCCGTGCTGCTGCGCCTGAGTCGCTCTGCATTCCTGCCGAACGAGCGAATCACCCTCTACGGCCAGAATTTCGCCTCCGATCCCGCGCAGAATCAGATCAACTTCGAGGGGGCGAGCGCTTCCGCCGAGATCGCGACGACCGAGAACCTCGTCGTCAGGGTCCCGGCCGGGGTCCGCTCCGGGGCGCTCCAGGTCGCGGTGCGCGGTCAGCGCACCGGGGTGATGTCCTACGTGGTCGATCCGCCCGAGGTCGCGACCATCAGCGCTTCGGCCGCCATGCCTGGCAAGTCCCTCACGATCGTGGGGCGGCGCTTCTCCCCGGTGCTCTCCGAGAACCTGGTCTCGTTCAACGGGACGCTGGTGAGCCCCGTCTCGGGGGGCAATGGCATTCTCAGGGTCATGGTCGAGGGCACGAGCGGCCCGCTCACGGTCCGCACCGACGCGGGCAGCAGCGATCCGCTCGATTTCGTGGTCATCCCGTCGCTCGACGGCAGCTTCGATCCCTCGTAGCAGGAAAGGAACAGACATGGATTTTCGTCGCGCGACACGCGGATGGCTGCTACTCGCCTGCACGATCCTCCCCCTGCTCGCCTGCGCCTCCGAGGATGACGGCCTGGTTGGCGTGGGGGGGAATACCGGCCAGACGCCGACTCCGACGCCGACCGCCGGCGGGGACGACCCCTTGCCGGCTGCCACCTTCAAGCCTCTCCCGACGCCGACTCCCACGCCGCTGCCGAGCGGCTTCGACAACAGCGGGACCCGCCCCGGCGCCGCTGCGGCCTATCGTCCCAGGGCCATCGGAATCGACCCGACCGGCTCCATTTATCTGGCCTCGGACCCCAACTCGGGCCCCCCCTATCGCCTGACGGTGATGGACGCCTTCACGACCGTGAAGGCCACCGCATCGCTCGGGGTGTTGCCCGAGCGCTTCGCCTTCGTAAACGGGGCCTACTACTTCGTGGGAGGCAACAAGCTCGTGACGATGACCACGGGCCACGCCGTCGCCTCCACCGAGACCATCACCGACGGGGATCCGTACTACCTCGGCCTGGCCTCCTCGCGCACCGGCAAGTGGGCGCTGGCCTACGGACCCACGGTCCGCGTCACCCATCAGGACGAGGCCGGCACGCCGGTCGAGACCTTCACCTTCCCCGGCGGCCTCAGGCCCCGGCGCATCGCCTTCGATTACTACGCGGGCGTGTGGGGCATTGCGGACACCACGCTCGCCAAGTTCGAGCGCGGGGCTCAGCCCAAGTCCTTCAGCGTGGCCGGGGTGGGAGACCTGATGGATCTGGCCGTGGACAGGGGGAGCACCGCCGATCGGTTCTGGGTGCTCGGGACGACGGGGATCGCGAAGTACAACCGCAACGGCGATCGCCTCGCCGGCCCCTTCTCGGCCTCGGGCAGCCGCATCTTCCTGGATGCCATGGGCCGACCCATCGTGGTGAGCGACGCCGACGGCAAGATCACCCGTTACAAGGTCGACGGCACGCCCGAGACGCCGATCAGCCTGAACGGGGGCTTCGAGGGAGCCGCGATGGACATCCAGGGGGATCTCTGGGTCTCGAGCCGCACCCTGGACAAGATCGCCCACACCCGGTTCGAGTAGCCGAAGTAGAGGGAGAACGCGCCGCCAGGCCTTTCGCCCGGCGCCGTTTTCGGGGATACTAAGGGGGTTTGCTCGCTCTCGACACGGCGGTTTTCCCCTTGCCCGAACGCTACGACCCCGAAAAAGCCGACCTCATGCTCCGCGCGCACCCGCTGCGGCTCTTGCGCCGCCTGTGGCTGCTGGTCCGCATTTGCGTCTCCTTCGCCTTCGTGGCCTGGCTCAATCGCCAGCCTTGGGCCTCGCGGGATCCCGAGCAGGTCAAAGAGCGCGAGCGCCGCGCCGCCGTGCGCTTCCGCGAGGTCTTGATCCAGCTGGGGCCCACCTTCATCAAGATAGGCCAGCTGCTCGCCACCCGGCCCGACATCCTGCCTCTGACCTACACCAAGGAGCTCGCCGCCCTCCAGGACCGGGTGCCCCCCTTCGAGACCAGCGTCGCCCTCTCGATCATCCGAGAGGAGCTTGGCAAGGACGCCCACTCGATCTTCGCCGCCTTCGACGAGGCGCCGCTCTCGGCGGCCTCCATCGGCCAGGTCTACCGCGCCCGGCTGCACTCGGGCGAGGAGGTGGTGGTCAAGGTCCAGCGCCCGAACCTCGAGGAGGTGATCGCGCTCGACCTCGCGATCCTGCGTCGCATGGCCCAGTGGGCCACGGGCAAGGACCTCAAGCGCCTCGGCGTCCCGGTCGCCAAGGACATGCCCTATGTCGCGATCGCCGATCGCCTCGCCAACAGCCTCTACGAGCAGATCGACTTCGTGCGCGAGGCCGAGAACATCGAGCGATTCCGCCGCAACTTCAGGGACTTCCCGATGGTCACGGCGCCAAAGCCGTACCGCGACTACACCACCACGCGGGTCCTGACCGAGGAGTACATCGAGGGCTTCAAGTTCGACGACTACGAGGGCATCAAGGGCGCCGGCCTGGACTACGTCGAGGTGGCGAACCTCGGGGTGCGCTCCTTCATCAAGCAGGTGCTCGAGGACGCCTTCTTCCACGCCGACACCCACCCGGGCAACATCCTGATCCGCCCCACCGGCGAGGTGGTCTACATCGACTTCGGCATGGTGGACACCCTGCCCCAGGACAGCCAGCACATCCTGGTGGACCTCTTCATCCACCTGGTCCACCTGGATTTCGACGGCTTCATCACCGACCTGATCAAGCTGGACTTCTTGCCCGAGAACGTCGATCGCGAGCGGATCCTGCCCATCGTCGAGGACATCTACACCACCCAGATGGGCCTGACGGGCGAGACCTACAGCCTCAAGGAGATCCTCGACCGGGTCAGCGAGGTCATGTACGACTACCCCTTCTTCCTGCCCGAGCGCTTCGCCTTCCTCATGCGCTCGGTGGGCAGCATGGAGGGGGTCGTGCTCGAGCACGAGCCCACCTACAAGTTCCTCAACGTGGGCATGCCCTTCGCCGGCAAGCTGATGCTCAACCCCGAGAAGCGCTTTTTGCGCGACAAGCTCTTCGCGGACCTGACCCAGGGCGATCGCCTGCGCCTGGACCGCCTGCTCGAGCTGTTCGAGTTCGCCGCCAAGGAGCCCACCTTCCGCATCGGCGAGCTGGTGCCCATGGCGGTGTCCTACCTGCTCTCAGCCGAGGCGCGCCCCCACCGCAACGCCCTGACCGTGTCGGTGCTCGCCCCCGAGATGATGGCCGAGGGCAGCGTGCTCGAGCGCCTCGTTTCGCGCCTCGCCTCGGATCCGAGCCTCGATGCCTTCGACGTGCTGATGCCGCTCTTCACCTTCCTCCAGACCCACGAGGGCCTGGAGTGGCTGGAGGTCGTCGTGCCACGCCTGCGCCACGTTTCCCTCGATGAAGGGCCCGCACGGCACGTGCTGCCCCTCGTCGCCGGCCTGAGCGGCCATCCCGAGGCCTCGCGCCTGATCGGGGCCGGCTTCGCCGCCTGCAAGGTGATGCTCTCCGACCGGGCGCTGAGCCTGCAGCCGGTGATCGACTGGTTCACAGGCTGGTTCGAGACCGACGAGGGGCGCGCGCTGATCGTCGAGGCGACGGCCTTCATGGCGGACCTGAGCCCGGCGCAGCGCGACGAGCTCACCTTCGTCGCGACGCTCGCGCTCGAGCATCCGGAGCTGGACCTCTCGGTGCTGGTGGGCCAGATCGCCGCCTTCCTCACCACGCCCGAGGCGGAGCCCGTGCGGGCGCTGGGCTTCGAGTGGTTCGCGAGCGGCAGGGCGGATCAGCCCATGGTCCAGCTCTTGCAGCGATCGCTCTTCGATCGGGCCATGCGCGGCGAGCTCGTCGCCTCGCTGCTGCCTACCCTGCGCTTCCTGAGCTCGCCCGGCGCGAGCGACACGCGCTTCCAGCTCATCACGAGCGCCTTCCGCCGTCTCACCGGCCTCCTGTCCATCGCCCCCTCCCCCACTTCTGGAGAAGCTTGAACACCATGCCCCTCGACATCGACCTCAGCCAGCTGCGCCTCTTGAGCGAGGCCTACCTCGCGACCCTTCCGCCCGTGGAGGAGGACGCCCTCGAAGTCATGCCCCCCATCCTCCAGCGCCTGCTCGATCAGGCCCAGGGTCAGATCGGCAACAGCGCCTTCAAGCTCGAGCTCGGCGCCGAGGATGCCGCGAGCCTCAGGGACGCCCTGCACGCGCAGCTCGACGTCGCGGTCGAGGAAGGCGATATCTTCGCCCTGGGCGAGCTGCCCGGCATCATCGCGCAGCTGGAGCGCGTCGCAGGCGCCTGAACGGGGTATGAGGAAAGCAGTCTGGGCTTTACGACAAGCTTGAC harbors:
- a CDS encoding IPT/TIG domain-containing protein, which gives rise to MRLARLAMVMLALVGAVGCVPNGAPGTSGETPPGDATGGEVGAPVLLRLSRSAFLPNERITLYGQNFASDPAQNQINFEGASASAEIATTENLVVRVPAGVRSGALQVAVRGQRTGVMSYVVDPPEVATISASAAMPGKSLTIVGRRFSPVLSENLVSFNGTLVSPVSGGNGILRVMVEGTSGPLTVRTDAGSSDPLDFVVIPSLDGSFDPS
- a CDS encoding AarF/ABC1/UbiB kinase family protein: MLALDTAVFPLPERYDPEKADLMLRAHPLRLLRRLWLLVRICVSFAFVAWLNRQPWASRDPEQVKERERRAAVRFREVLIQLGPTFIKIGQLLATRPDILPLTYTKELAALQDRVPPFETSVALSIIREELGKDAHSIFAAFDEAPLSAASIGQVYRARLHSGEEVVVKVQRPNLEEVIALDLAILRRMAQWATGKDLKRLGVPVAKDMPYVAIADRLANSLYEQIDFVREAENIERFRRNFRDFPMVTAPKPYRDYTTTRVLTEEYIEGFKFDDYEGIKGAGLDYVEVANLGVRSFIKQVLEDAFFHADTHPGNILIRPTGEVVYIDFGMVDTLPQDSQHILVDLFIHLVHLDFDGFITDLIKLDFLPENVDRERILPIVEDIYTTQMGLTGETYSLKEILDRVSEVMYDYPFFLPERFAFLMRSVGSMEGVVLEHEPTYKFLNVGMPFAGKLMLNPEKRFLRDKLFADLTQGDRLRLDRLLELFEFAAKEPTFRIGELVPMAVSYLLSAEARPHRNALTVSVLAPEMMAEGSVLERLVSRLASDPSLDAFDVLMPLFTFLQTHEGLEWLEVVVPRLRHVSLDEGPARHVLPLVAGLSGHPEASRLIGAGFAACKVMLSDRALSLQPVIDWFTGWFETDEGRALIVEATAFMADLSPAQRDELTFVATLALEHPELDLSVLVGQIAAFLTTPEAEPVRALGFEWFASGRADQPMVQLLQRSLFDRAMRGELVASLLPTLRFLSSPGASDTRFQLITSAFRRLTGLLSIAPSPTSGEA